In the genome of Spirochaetia bacterium, one region contains:
- a CDS encoding NEW3 domain-containing protein has protein sequence MKLMGKKTLVAVVGMILLCVAPLLASYEGLSVSTSYPALNVSDSDMIVFDLKVNNYDMAPGRVDLSVSGLPKGWDYQFVGGGGQVSAVFAAPNNPVDVQLWVIPNDGVKAGSYDFNVTANGKDATYSLPLTVLLGQKLPERLSLTTELKTINGAPDSDFTFQVTLHNNSAAETLINLNATVPDGFKAAFYEQYGSKEMSTVSIAAGATKTMKVTVTPPQGVSEGSYPVTVIAKAATTSAAVPVTLQVKGQPKLALSGENGILSFSAVAGKEKVFTLELKNSGTADAKDVSLTASSPSNWNVTFTPSKLDSVAAGATTKVKMTVNPSSQAITGDYGLTANASTSSSRVSQQFRVTIKTSSLWGLVAILIIAGAVIILLLAVKKFGRR, from the coding sequence ATGAAGCTTATGGGAAAGAAAACACTAGTGGCCGTAGTCGGAATGATTCTACTTTGCGTGGCTCCGCTGCTGGCTTCATACGAAGGGTTGTCGGTTTCAACTTCGTATCCTGCTTTGAATGTCAGTGACAGTGATATGATTGTCTTTGATTTGAAAGTAAACAATTACGACATGGCACCGGGTCGTGTCGATCTTTCGGTCAGCGGATTACCCAAAGGATGGGATTACCAGTTTGTCGGCGGTGGCGGACAAGTAAGTGCTGTCTTTGCTGCTCCGAACAACCCCGTTGATGTACAGTTGTGGGTTATCCCCAATGACGGAGTCAAGGCCGGTTCCTATGACTTCAATGTTACGGCTAATGGAAAGGATGCTACTTACAGCCTTCCGCTGACCGTACTTCTCGGACAAAAACTTCCTGAGCGTCTTTCCCTGACTACCGAATTGAAAACCATAAACGGTGCTCCTGATTCGGATTTTACGTTCCAGGTGACTCTTCACAACAACAGTGCCGCAGAGACTTTGATCAATCTCAATGCGACGGTACCTGATGGATTCAAGGCGGCGTTCTATGAGCAGTATGGATCCAAGGAAATGAGCACAGTCAGTATCGCTGCCGGCGCAACAAAGACCATGAAAGTTACAGTGACACCTCCTCAGGGTGTATCTGAAGGTAGTTATCCTGTAACAGTCATTGCCAAGGCTGCAACTACCAGCGCAGCTGTACCTGTAACCTTGCAGGTCAAAGGTCAGCCGAAACTTGCACTTAGCGGCGAAAATGGGATTCTTAGTTTCTCTGCTGTAGCAGGCAAGGAAAAGGTGTTTACTTTGGAGTTGAAGAACAGTGGTACTGCCGATGCGAAAGATGTATCCCTGACTGCTTCCAGCCCTTCCAACTGGAATGTAACATTCACTCCGAGCAAGCTTGATTCTGTAGCTGCTGGAGCTACTACCAAGGTCAAGATGACGGTAAATCCGTCAAGCCAGGCTATTACCGGTGACTATGGTCTTACTGCAAATGCCAGCACGAGCAGCAGCCGGGTTTCCCAGCAGTTCCGTGTGACGATCAAGACAAGTTCACTTTGGGGCTTGGTTGCAATACTCATCATTGCCGGTGCAGTCATTATTCTGTTGCTGGCTGTCAAGAAATTCGGGAGAAGATAA
- a CDS encoding anhydro-N-acetylmuramic acid kinase — protein MKKLAIGLMSGTSLDGIDAVLVEIEGSYLTTKVKQIDFLTLPYNTEERTALARLVQGTEGGSKELLMMDVLLGQKFAQAATALCDHCHVDRHSIDFIGSAGHTFYHLPEAEPYLGEMVRGTFQLGEPSFLNEAFDCPVVSDFRVRDMAAGGQGAPLVPYTEFILYRSEHENIALQNIGGIGNITILKAGCNPDEVIAFDTGPGNMVIDELVFCYSQGKQTYDKDGTWGKKGKVNEQLFASLCDDDYLTRPLPKTTGRERYGNHYVSKLLRKAETWRIPPYDAIATVTYFTAFCIAEGLRSASPDLVMDKLIVGGGGCHNPNILGYLEALLPNTQILTNEEIGYDSDAKEAVAFALLANETLQHACNNLPSVTYAQHPAILGKISY, from the coding sequence ATGAAGAAACTTGCAATCGGGCTGATGAGCGGGACTTCTCTTGATGGTATCGATGCCGTCTTGGTTGAGATAGAAGGCAGTTACCTTACGACAAAAGTCAAACAAATTGACTTTCTTACCTTGCCATACAACACAGAAGAAAGGACAGCTTTGGCAAGGCTCGTGCAAGGCACCGAAGGCGGTAGCAAGGAATTGCTGATGATGGACGTACTGCTTGGACAAAAATTCGCCCAAGCTGCAACAGCTCTGTGCGACCATTGCCATGTAGACAGACACAGCATCGACTTCATCGGATCTGCAGGACATACATTCTACCATCTGCCGGAAGCCGAGCCTTATCTTGGAGAAATGGTACGGGGAACTTTCCAGCTTGGAGAACCATCTTTTCTCAATGAAGCCTTCGACTGTCCGGTCGTCTCTGACTTCAGGGTCAGGGATATGGCTGCAGGAGGCCAAGGAGCCCCTCTGGTCCCATATACTGAATTCATATTGTACCGAAGCGAACATGAGAACATTGCTTTGCAGAACATCGGCGGGATCGGTAACATTACCATCCTCAAGGCCGGCTGCAATCCTGATGAAGTCATTGCTTTTGATACAGGTCCAGGAAACATGGTCATCGATGAATTGGTATTTTGCTACAGCCAAGGCAAACAGACTTATGACAAAGACGGAACCTGGGGAAAAAAAGGAAAGGTCAACGAGCAGTTGTTCGCATCTCTGTGTGACGATGACTATCTCACCCGTCCCCTTCCCAAGACAACAGGCAGGGAACGGTATGGAAACCACTATGTTTCAAAACTGCTCAGGAAGGCAGAAACATGGAGGATTCCACCCTACGATGCCATAGCGACTGTAACATACTTCACAGCCTTCTGCATTGCAGAAGGACTGCGGAGTGCCAGCCCAGACTTGGTCATGGACAAGCTCATCGTCGGAGGCGGAGGCTGTCATAATCCGAACATACTCGGCTATCTGGAAGCCTTGCTCCCAAACACACAGATTCTTACAAACGAGGAGATAGGATACGACAGTGATGCAAAGGAAGCTGTTGCTTTTGCACTTCTTGCAAACGAGACTTTGCAGCATGCCTGCAACAATCTGCCCTCCGTAACCTACGCACAGCATCCTGCCATATTGGGAAAGATTTCCTATTGA
- a CDS encoding ABC transporter ATP-binding protein, with product MAIEQVVNVQDLQKIYPNGKVAVGGISFALNRGEVFGLLGPNGSGKTTTILMLLGLLEPTDGKVSVLGHDPFRTPLEVKRHVGYLPDTVGFYENMSVYDNIDYTTQFLGFPRKERIKRIDGALERMHLTARRNDKVRTLSHGLKQRLGFAEILVKQPEIAILDEPTQGLDPESVSEFLDTISSLRDEFGMTVLLSSHQLNEVQSVCNRAGLFSEGKLIQSGTIEELAESQFGNSKIVELRLEKPMDITSVVKGMTGVTKLDSQDRKAWYLECSTDVRSALVRVLVDKGINIESVTLQLHSLDDIYKSCFKEVANE from the coding sequence ATGGCTATTGAACAAGTTGTAAATGTTCAAGACCTGCAGAAGATCTATCCTAACGGCAAAGTTGCCGTGGGTGGCATCTCCTTTGCCCTCAACCGTGGTGAAGTGTTCGGTCTGCTGGGACCCAACGGTTCCGGCAAGACTACGACGATCCTGATGCTTCTGGGGTTGCTTGAACCAACCGATGGTAAAGTCAGCGTCCTGGGGCACGATCCCTTCCGTACACCTTTGGAAGTGAAGCGCCATGTGGGATACTTGCCGGACACCGTAGGTTTCTATGAAAACATGAGTGTGTATGACAACATTGATTATACCACCCAATTCTTGGGCTTTCCTAGGAAGGAACGCATCAAACGTATTGACGGAGCCCTTGAGCGCATGCATCTGACTGCACGGAGGAATGATAAAGTCCGTACGCTGTCCCATGGTCTCAAGCAGAGGCTTGGATTTGCGGAAATTCTTGTCAAACAACCTGAGATTGCAATCTTGGATGAACCTACGCAAGGCCTTGATCCTGAAAGTGTCAGTGAATTCCTTGATACAATCAGTTCACTCAGGGATGAGTTCGGTATGACGGTGTTGCTTTCGAGTCATCAGCTTAATGAGGTCCAATCTGTCTGCAATAGGGCTGGGCTTTTCAGCGAAGGCAAGTTGATCCAGAGCGGGACTATAGAAGAATTGGCTGAAAGCCAGTTCGGCAACAGCAAGATTGTTGAGCTACGGCTTGAAAAACCGATGGATATCACATCGGTAGTCAAGGGGATGACTGGTGTTACCAAGCTTGATTCTCAGGATCGTAAGGCTTGGTACCTCGAATGTTCGACTGATGTACGTTCTGCATTGGTGAGGGTACTGGTGGACAAGGGTATCAACATCGAATCTGTGACGTTGCAGCTTCATTCGTTGGATGACATCTACAAGTCCTGTTTCAAGGAGGTAGCAAATGAGTGA
- a CDS encoding GNAT family N-acetyltransferase yields the protein MDMLVRLYDLPDITPSLAEMEKQGICISRAMAPDMYTILPWIEQHSTVSAKGEATVCFSRAPISLFLATRGKDILGYACYNATALDFFGPTKVLESEQHKGIGKALLLSCLKALGDEGYAYAIIGSVGPVKFYEKCVAAVSIEGSTPGIYRDFIRGRK from the coding sequence ATGGATATGCTGGTACGTTTATATGACCTTCCTGATATCACGCCTTCATTAGCTGAGATGGAAAAACAGGGTATATGTATATCCAGGGCCATGGCTCCGGACATGTATACCATCCTGCCGTGGATAGAACAACATTCGACAGTGAGCGCAAAAGGTGAAGCAACCGTCTGTTTCTCAAGGGCTCCGATTTCCCTTTTCCTTGCTACACGAGGAAAGGATATACTCGGTTACGCATGCTACAATGCCACAGCCTTGGATTTCTTCGGTCCCACAAAGGTCCTGGAAAGCGAACAGCATAAGGGAATAGGCAAAGCATTGCTGCTGAGCTGCCTGAAGGCATTGGGAGATGAAGGTTACGCCTATGCAATCATAGGCAGTGTCGGGCCTGTAAAATTCTATGAAAAATGCGTAGCTGCAGTATCGATCGAAGGTTCTACGCCTGGTATATACCGGGATTTTATCAGAGGCAGAAAATGA
- a CDS encoding LacI family transcriptional regulator, with protein sequence MSDIAKEAGVGLGTVSRVFNNDSHVSDETKSKVLSIAHKYKYTPNIVAAKLARNSVPDTTIGILLPDIGNHFYFEIFEVIYREIRKKKMNLLIFNYEKHNEKIIRNVLESGISILLIFNFKLDDTELDLLKYRNIEHLYVSSSEKEDQCIYTDNLEGGRIAAQYLLGKKVCHPCYIADKNHSKSSFDRFKGFSEVANQNGITDIPIFDGALEEKAGRDIARIILHEQQIDGVFCYCDEIAAGVIEELRNCHVAGIHVIGFDGLQVSRYIGFSTVSQDPHLIACEVVVAISRFLNGKNGEKVLIQKCIRPFLVDRNS encoded by the coding sequence ATGAGTGATATTGCAAAAGAAGCTGGTGTCGGTTTAGGAACTGTCTCACGCGTATTTAACAATGATAGCCATGTTTCAGATGAAACCAAGAGTAAAGTACTTTCAATTGCCCATAAATATAAATATACTCCCAATATTGTTGCTGCAAAATTAGCTAGAAATTCTGTTCCTGATACTACGATAGGTATTCTCCTTCCAGATATTGGTAATCACTTTTATTTTGAGATTTTTGAAGTTATTTATCGGGAAATTAGGAAAAAGAAAATGAATTTGTTGATTTTTAATTATGAAAAGCATAATGAAAAAATTATTCGTAATGTATTGGAAAGTGGTATTTCTATTCTCTTGATTTTTAATTTTAAGCTTGATGATACTGAACTTGATTTGCTAAAATATCGTAACATAGAACATCTATATGTCAGTTCCTCAGAGAAAGAGGACCAATGCATATATACAGACAATTTAGAAGGTGGTCGTATTGCTGCACAATATCTTCTTGGGAAAAAAGTTTGTCATCCTTGTTATATTGCTGATAAAAATCATTCAAAATCTAGTTTTGATCGTTTTAAGGGATTTTCTGAAGTTGCTAATCAGAATGGAATCACTGATATTCCTATTTTTGATGGGGCATTGGAAGAGAAAGCGGGAAGAGATATTGCACGAATTATCTTGCATGAACAACAAATTGATGGTGTATTTTGTTATTGTGATGAAATAGCTGCAGGTGTGATAGAAGAATTACGCAATTGTCATGTAGCAGGAATCCATGTCATAGGCTTTGATGGGTTACAAGTTTCCCGTTATATAGGTTTTTCCACGGTTTCTCAGGATCCCCATCTTATTGCATGTGAAGTTGTTGTTGCTATTTCTCGTTTTTTGAATGGTAAAAACGGAGAAAAAGTTTTAATTCAAAAATGTATCAGACCTTTTCTGGTAGATAGGAACAGTTGA
- a CDS encoding ABC transporter permease — translation MSEREGSALTGLRVVFAKELQDFTRSIRMIVLTLLILLTAGTSIYVAAKTMKSYVDEDSFLLLSLFTSSSNPIPSFLSLMSFLVPLTGIALGFDAISKEFQDRTLGRVLSQPIYRDVLLFGKGLGSLVAMALVLLALWLLVIGCAMLFLGVPPTGEQIGRALIFLLITLLYGVLWFVIAMWFSILFRQSATSALVSIALWLFFMIFWPIIAQLIAYGVAGGSQVVAARTYSVLSRFSPYVLYSEASIAILNPTTRSLGVVLFYQMQGALGGSPLPFGQSLLLIWPQLTSFVAAIILVFTLGYAKFQRMEIRM, via the coding sequence ATGAGTGAGCGAGAAGGTTCTGCCCTGACAGGGCTTCGGGTAGTCTTTGCCAAGGAACTTCAGGATTTCACCAGAAGCATCAGGATGATTGTCCTTACCCTCTTGATTCTCTTGACGGCAGGTACAAGCATCTATGTGGCTGCCAAGACGATGAAAAGCTATGTTGATGAGGATTCCTTTCTGCTGTTGAGCTTGTTTACCAGTTCAAGCAATCCTATTCCCTCTTTTTTGTCGTTGATGTCTTTCTTGGTACCTTTGACTGGCATAGCGTTGGGATTTGATGCTATCAGCAAGGAATTCCAGGATCGTACATTGGGTAGGGTACTATCACAACCGATTTACAGGGATGTATTGCTGTTTGGCAAGGGCCTTGGGTCTTTGGTGGCCATGGCTTTGGTGCTATTGGCTCTTTGGTTGCTGGTTATCGGCTGCGCAATGCTGTTTCTTGGCGTGCCTCCTACAGGTGAACAGATAGGGAGGGCTTTGATCTTCCTTCTGATAACCTTGCTATACGGTGTGCTGTGGTTTGTGATAGCAATGTGGTTCTCGATTCTGTTCAGACAGAGTGCTACATCTGCATTGGTATCCATTGCCCTGTGGCTGTTCTTCATGATTTTCTGGCCTATCATCGCTCAGTTGATTGCATATGGAGTAGCCGGAGGAAGCCAGGTGGTAGCGGCAAGGACTTATTCAGTCCTGTCTCGTTTCTCACCGTATGTGCTCTATAGTGAAGCTTCGATTGCAATCCTGAATCCTACGACCAGGTCTCTGGGAGTCGTCCTGTTCTACCAGATGCAGGGAGCCCTGGGTGGTTCTCCGCTTCCGTTCGGACAGAGCTTGTTACTGATTTGGCCGCAGCTGACTTCATTTGTTGCTGCAATTATCTTGGTATTTACGCTTGGATATGCGAAATTCCAGCGGATGGAAATCAGAATGTAG
- a CDS encoding C-GCAxxG-C-C family protein gives MKTVDYYQEKAQSLHNEGYNCAQSALIAYEELLPDFDRPTLVRISEGLGAGIGGHKGTCGAITGSAILLSLLTASGDVEHNLSKQKTYELAGTLVNRFEETCGSTTCATLRGEDKENGEPLLSCAQCINHAIAISADLIKEQHLQ, from the coding sequence ATGAAAACAGTGGATTATTACCAGGAAAAAGCTCAGTCACTGCACAATGAGGGCTATAATTGTGCTCAATCTGCATTGATTGCCTATGAAGAATTGTTACCGGACTTTGACCGGCCTACACTTGTCAGGATTTCTGAGGGCTTAGGTGCAGGCATCGGTGGCCATAAGGGTACCTGTGGAGCAATTACAGGCAGTGCCATACTCCTTTCCCTGCTCACTGCCTCAGGCGATGTCGAACACAACCTGTCAAAACAAAAAACCTATGAGTTGGCCGGAACCTTGGTCAACAGATTCGAAGAAACATGCGGCAGTACCACTTGCGCGACCCTCAGAGGCGAGGATAAGGAAAACGGGGAACCACTTCTTTCCTGTGCCCAGTGTATCAACCACGCCATAGCCATTTCAGCAGATCTGATCAAGGAACAGCATCTTCAGTAA
- the nagZ gene encoding beta-N-acetylhexosaminidase: MKTDDNLKIDIGQHFITGFHGTSMTDAFIQSVREYKIGNVILFADNIASRNQLQALIAEINTLILKETGTLPFIAVDQEGGMVTRLSNDFTNVPGALAIASTGRPENLVACIEATVKELSSVGINCNLAPVLDVNSNRNNPVIGIRSFAEDPAEAAKWGELATTTYGKLGFLCAGKHFPGHGDTSQDSHLTLPCVNKSYEELEQCELIPFKKAIEAGIPAIMTSHIRYPQIEPDHIPATMSKKIITGLLKEQLGFKGLVLSDCMEMQAISRYYGSVEGSAAAIAAGIDLVFISHHPLLAAEAAEGIVHALESGKIDRQQYETSSAKIRSFKERYVHLRQDGPLLSNEEKEKIAQIRKATLTVSKGRLPETGNKPLFIAPDLFRATNVSNAENSLSFARTLQGKLGGNALVIPPDPTETEINAIINSIEKMPAPSSLWIGSYNAHVFTGQLKLYEQLCKRIEAKKTLLVLRNTNDGYLLGDNFDCLIYAYEYTGPMLDILSDFIGRHKED; the protein is encoded by the coding sequence ATGAAGACAGATGACAATCTGAAAATTGATATCGGACAACATTTCATAACTGGTTTTCATGGTACGTCGATGACTGACGCATTCATACAGTCTGTCAGGGAATATAAGATAGGCAATGTCATACTCTTTGCAGACAATATAGCATCACGAAATCAACTACAAGCACTGATAGCTGAAATAAATACCTTGATATTGAAAGAAACCGGTACGCTTCCTTTCATTGCCGTTGACCAAGAAGGCGGTATGGTCACCAGGCTCAGCAATGATTTTACCAATGTCCCCGGAGCTCTTGCCATTGCTTCCACCGGCAGGCCAGAAAACCTTGTTGCCTGCATCGAAGCTACCGTAAAGGAACTCTCTTCCGTAGGCATCAACTGTAACCTTGCACCCGTCCTTGATGTGAACAGCAACAGGAACAATCCTGTCATAGGTATCAGGAGCTTCGCAGAAGATCCTGCAGAAGCAGCCAAATGGGGTGAACTTGCCACAACGACCTATGGAAAGCTAGGATTCCTCTGTGCAGGAAAACATTTTCCCGGTCATGGAGATACTTCCCAAGACAGCCACCTGACCCTGCCCTGTGTCAACAAAAGCTATGAAGAACTTGAGCAGTGTGAGCTCATACCTTTCAAGAAGGCAATTGAAGCAGGCATACCTGCCATCATGACCTCCCATATACGTTATCCCCAGATTGAACCCGACCACATTCCGGCAACCATGAGCAAAAAAATCATCACGGGCCTGCTGAAAGAACAACTTGGTTTCAAAGGTTTGGTACTGTCCGATTGCATGGAAATGCAAGCCATAAGCCGCTATTATGGTTCGGTCGAAGGTTCTGCCGCTGCCATTGCAGCAGGTATTGACCTCGTATTCATCTCCCACCATCCATTGCTTGCAGCTGAAGCTGCCGAAGGTATTGTCCATGCCTTGGAATCGGGAAAAATTGACCGACAGCAGTATGAAACCTCAAGTGCAAAGATAAGAAGCTTCAAGGAAAGATACGTACATCTCCGACAAGACGGCCCTCTTCTCAGCAATGAAGAGAAAGAAAAGATAGCACAGATCAGAAAAGCAACCTTGACAGTCTCAAAAGGCAGGCTGCCAGAAACAGGCAATAAGCCGCTGTTCATCGCACCGGACCTGTTCAGGGCAACAAATGTAAGCAACGCCGAGAACAGCTTATCCTTTGCACGAACATTGCAAGGAAAGCTCGGTGGCAATGCATTGGTAATTCCTCCTGATCCGACAGAAACGGAAATCAATGCAATCATCAACAGTATCGAAAAAATGCCTGCACCGTCTTCTCTGTGGATCGGGAGCTACAATGCCCACGTATTCACTGGTCAATTGAAGCTCTATGAGCAGCTCTGTAAAAGGATCGAGGCAAAGAAGACACTCCTGGTCCTGAGGAATACAAATGATGGTTATCTGCTTGGTGATAATTTTGATTGTCTGATATATGCTTATGAATATACCGGTCCGATGTTGGATATACTGTCAGATTTCATCGGCAGGCATAAGGAGGATTGA
- a CDS encoding DUF1343 domain-containing protein produces the protein MFAYGLSNLVQDPAYGKKLNGYRIGLLTTPASVGLNYESSIACINKNFHLSCLFAPEHGIYGNLKDGESFTTTVDKETGLPVYCLYGENLAIFPESSMGTFDACIVDIQDLGLRFYTFITTLKQVMYSLAGTNKPLFVLDRPLVAGRYLIEGNILASDSYSMVGPSSLPVSYGMTIGELALFLKGFHHIDVDLTVVPMKGYRKTDSFTQLGRKWIPTSPAIPSEVTALTYAGTCLFEGTNISAGRGTYLPFRQLGAPFINAEQLSKTLNATVCRRTAITTPTHFIPMIGKYAGKVCNGAIIHILDQKKFAPVAFAIRTMELLLESYPKDFSFENEHMDRLMGKSFRNDIEEKGAEKLLEDTDDSLATYRQQIATYSLYRRSSI, from the coding sequence ATGTTTGCCTACGGGTTGTCCAATCTGGTACAGGATCCTGCCTATGGGAAAAAGCTGAACGGCTATAGAATCGGCCTGCTTACCACCCCGGCAAGCGTTGGTCTGAACTATGAAAGCAGCATTGCCTGTATCAACAAGAACTTCCATCTGAGCTGCTTGTTTGCTCCGGAACATGGAATCTACGGAAATCTCAAAGACGGAGAGAGCTTTACGACGACAGTTGATAAGGAAACAGGCCTGCCCGTCTATTGCCTCTACGGTGAAAACCTTGCAATTTTCCCAGAGAGTAGCATGGGGACCTTCGATGCCTGCATCGTTGATATCCAAGACCTTGGCCTCAGATTCTATACCTTCATTACCACATTGAAACAGGTCATGTACAGCCTGGCTGGAACCAACAAACCTCTTTTTGTCCTTGACAGGCCATTGGTTGCAGGCAGATATCTCATCGAGGGAAATATCCTTGCCTCTGACTCCTATTCCATGGTCGGACCTTCTAGCCTTCCTGTCAGTTATGGTATGACAATCGGAGAATTGGCATTGTTCCTGAAGGGCTTCCATCATATCGATGTGGATTTGACTGTAGTACCAATGAAAGGCTATAGAAAAACAGACAGTTTCACCCAACTTGGAAGAAAGTGGATCCCGACCAGTCCTGCCATCCCCAGTGAAGTAACGGCCCTGACCTATGCAGGCACCTGTCTGTTCGAAGGTACAAACATCAGTGCAGGACGTGGTACCTACCTGCCTTTCAGGCAACTGGGTGCTCCTTTCATCAATGCCGAGCAGTTGTCCAAGACTCTCAATGCAACTGTCTGCAGACGAACAGCTATTACAACACCGACTCATTTCATTCCAATGATAGGCAAATATGCAGGGAAAGTCTGTAATGGGGCCATCATTCATATACTTGATCAAAAAAAATTCGCACCAGTTGCCTTTGCTATCAGAACTATGGAATTGTTGCTGGAAAGCTATCCAAAAGATTTCAGTTTTGAAAACGAACATATGGACAGGCTGATGGGAAAGTCCTTCAGAAATGACATAGAAGAAAAAGGAGCAGAAAAGCTTCTTGAGGATACTGACGATAGCCTTGCAACTTATAGGCAGCAGATTGCAACTTACAGCTTGTATCGAAGGAGCAGCATATGA